The following coding sequences are from one Candidatus Nitrohelix vancouverensis window:
- the lipA gene encoding lipoyl synthase — translation MSNASNQQPRQRKPEWLKASLPSGERYARLKRLTAQHGLHTVCESASCPNIGSCWNAGTLTLMILGDTCSRACRFCDVPTGQLQAPNLQEPDDVARMLSALDLRYAVITSVDRDDLPDLGATIWRQTIEKVRLACPDLIIETLTPDFQAKDRWIDHVCESAPHVFAHNVETTPALHRQVRPQGKYEWSLHILKRASQQFGLRTKSSMMLGLGETHDEILAVMNDLLEAGCQMLTLGQYLPPTSSHLPVKEFIHPDRFREYKELGESLGFSSVASGPLVRSSYMAENQFSAFNKSAKTNK, via the coding sequence ATGAGCAATGCATCGAATCAACAACCACGTCAACGCAAACCCGAATGGCTGAAGGCATCCCTTCCCTCTGGTGAACGTTACGCCCGCCTGAAACGACTGACCGCCCAGCATGGCCTGCATACGGTTTGCGAGTCGGCTTCCTGTCCGAACATTGGTTCCTGCTGGAATGCCGGGACCCTGACGCTTATGATACTGGGCGACACCTGTTCCAGGGCCTGCCGATTTTGCGATGTCCCCACGGGGCAATTGCAAGCGCCAAACCTTCAGGAACCGGATGACGTGGCTCGAATGTTGAGCGCGCTCGATCTTCGTTACGCAGTCATCACATCCGTCGACCGGGACGACTTGCCTGATCTGGGCGCGACGATATGGCGGCAGACGATTGAGAAGGTCCGCCTTGCATGTCCCGATCTCATCATCGAAACCTTGACACCCGATTTTCAGGCGAAGGATCGCTGGATCGATCATGTCTGCGAATCGGCTCCGCATGTGTTTGCGCACAATGTGGAGACCACGCCCGCCTTGCATCGTCAAGTGAGACCTCAGGGGAAGTATGAATGGTCCCTGCATATATTGAAACGAGCGAGCCAACAGTTTGGCTTGCGTACCAAAAGTTCCATGATGCTGGGTCTGGGTGAAACGCATGATGAGATTCTGGCAGTCATGAATGACTTGCTGGAAGCGGGTTGTCAAATGCTCACCCTGGGGCAATATTTACCGCCCACATCCAGTCATCTACCCGTCAAAGAATTCATTCACCCGGATCGTTTCAGAGAGTACAAGGAACTGGGTGAGTCCCTGGGCTTTAGCAGTGTCGCTTCCGGCCCGCTGGTGCGCAGTTCTTACATGGCTGAAAATCAATTTTCTGCATTCAATAAATCTGCAAAGACCAACAAATAA
- the kdsB gene encoding 3-deoxy-manno-octulosonate cytidylyltransferase, whose translation MPTDPKIVAVIPARWSASRFPGKPLAMIHGKPMVQWVYERCLEASAVSETLVATDDSRIYNAVQEFGGRAVMTSPDHPSGSDRIAEVVREMVCDIVVNVQGDEPLIPPENINRVAQCLADFPDIPMATLRTAIVQDREINDPNTVKVVISKESNALYFSRCAIPFHRESGINEDKNADLWYKHIGLYAYRKSFLLELTQLPESNLERLEKLEQLRVLENGYVIKVLTTDLTSQGVDTPEDLVAVQSIMKL comes from the coding sequence ATGCCTACTGACCCGAAAATTGTCGCGGTCATCCCGGCTCGCTGGTCGGCGTCTCGGTTTCCCGGTAAACCCCTTGCCATGATTCATGGGAAACCCATGGTGCAATGGGTGTATGAACGTTGCCTCGAAGCTTCTGCGGTATCCGAAACACTGGTTGCCACCGACGATTCGCGCATTTACAATGCCGTGCAGGAGTTTGGCGGACGCGCCGTAATGACGTCCCCGGATCATCCTTCCGGTTCCGACCGCATCGCTGAAGTTGTTCGGGAGATGGTTTGCGACATAGTCGTCAATGTTCAGGGGGACGAACCTCTCATACCTCCGGAAAATATCAATCGCGTTGCTCAATGTCTGGCTGATTTTCCGGATATTCCCATGGCGACGCTAAGAACGGCCATTGTTCAGGATCGGGAAATCAATGATCCCAATACCGTCAAGGTGGTCATATCCAAAGAAAGCAACGCCCTTTATTTTTCGCGTTGCGCCATACCATTTCATCGTGAAAGCGGAATCAATGAGGACAAAAATGCAGACCTCTGGTATAAACATATTGGGCTGTACGCATATAGAAAATCATTCCTGCTGGAGTTGACTCAGTTGCCGGAAAGTAATTTGGAACGTTTGGAGAAGTTGGAACAATTACGCGTTTTGGAAAATGGATACGTGATTAAGGTATTAACAACCGATCTCACTTCTCAAGGGGTCGATACCCCGGAAGATCTGGTTGCCGTGCAAAGCATCATGAAGTTATAA
- a CDS encoding glycosyltransferase family 4 protein, which produces MEPKKSIDPRMHDNASRRVTIVTTSFPRYAGDFAGSFVYRFALGLSKSGCQVQVVAPGDPSAPEDELLGDIQVRRPLYFWPKRFQSLAYGAGLTSRIRYNPLRLLQAPLLLSAMTRCVLRHSRPSDILFSFWTLSALVVRMAKLMRGYSTVARFSGADALLLKTQSIRFFMKWLLNGQDQLLCQDQNMQQSLLNCVSSADRIKLISNGVDINEFYPGPMQEARGHLNLHANDFIVLTAGRLSASKGHRFLIEGFAKLAATRNDLKLLILGDGEERAKLENFAARLEMQKKILFMGFQESSTIGQWLRACNIFILPSLLEGTPNILLEAMACSRPVIATNVGGVSEVIEDGKNGLLIDAASGPEIHKALLFLMENKEARESYGGEALRTINERFGGWQETSKELLEIFDQ; this is translated from the coding sequence TTGGAGCCCAAAAAATCCATTGACCCTCGAATGCATGATAACGCTTCACGACGCGTCACAATCGTAACGACTTCTTTCCCACGCTATGCAGGGGATTTTGCCGGGTCCTTTGTCTACCGCTTCGCGCTGGGTCTGTCGAAATCGGGTTGCCAGGTTCAAGTGGTGGCGCCGGGCGATCCCTCAGCGCCAGAAGATGAACTGTTGGGAGATATTCAGGTAAGACGTCCGCTATACTTCTGGCCGAAACGTTTTCAATCCCTCGCTTACGGAGCCGGTCTCACAAGCCGGATTCGATACAATCCCTTGCGACTATTACAGGCCCCGCTCCTACTCAGCGCCATGACCCGCTGTGTTCTTCGTCACTCCAGGCCGTCTGATATTCTGTTTTCATTCTGGACCTTGTCCGCGCTGGTGGTCAGGATGGCTAAATTGATGCGCGGTTATTCCACTGTCGCGCGTTTTTCCGGGGCCGATGCACTGCTTCTGAAAACTCAATCAATTCGTTTTTTTATGAAATGGTTGTTGAATGGTCAGGACCAATTGCTGTGTCAGGATCAGAATATGCAACAGTCTCTTCTTAACTGCGTGTCCTCAGCAGATAGAATAAAATTGATCTCTAACGGCGTTGATATTAATGAATTTTATCCCGGCCCTATGCAGGAGGCTCGTGGTCATCTGAATTTACATGCGAATGATTTCATTGTATTGACGGCGGGCAGATTATCCGCATCCAAAGGGCATCGCTTTCTAATTGAGGGATTTGCAAAATTAGCGGCGACGCGGAATGATCTCAAATTACTGATTCTGGGAGACGGCGAAGAAAGAGCTAAACTTGAAAATTTTGCGGCGCGTCTGGAAATGCAAAAAAAGATTCTTTTTATGGGATTCCAGGAAAGCTCAACGATCGGACAATGGTTGCGAGCATGCAATATTTTTATTCTGCCGAGTCTGCTTGAGGGAACACCCAATATCCTGCTCGAAGCGATGGCCTGTTCCCGACCCGTCATCGCAACGAATGTCGGCGGGGTTAGCGAAGTGATCGAAGACGGGAAAAATGGCCTGTTGATAGACGCCGCGTCAGGCCCTGAAATTCACAAAGCCTTATTATTTCTGATGGAGAATAAGGAAGCCCGGGAATCCTACGGGGGTGAGGCCTTGCGAACAATTAACGAAAGGTTCGGCGGTTGGCAAGAAACTTCTAAAGAATTGCTGGAAATTTTTGATCAGTGA
- a CDS encoding CTP synthase, with translation MRKSKRTKYIFVTGGVLSSLGKGIAAASIGALLEGANLKITLMKLDPYINVDPGTMNPFQHGEVYVTDDGAETDLDLGHYERFTLAKMRRSNNITTGRIYNDVIQKERRGEYLGDTVQVIPHITDEIKRHVENVGVGYDVAICEVGGTVGDIESLPFLEAIRQFKFDKKPNDVLYVHLTLVPYIKTADELKTKPTQHSVQKLREIGIQPDLLLCRTERPLSKLIKKKIALFCNVAVDSVMTAEDVDNIYQVPLALNREGLGKTVLKKLGLPAVEPEMTRWKEINHIIKKPSGEVNIGLVGKYIDLKESYKSLTEALMHGGIGNNLRVNIHWVDAENLEKDGGAKFLETCDGILVPGGFGERGIEGKIKAVEFARTQKIPYFGICLGMHCAVIEYARHVANLKNANSAEFSTTSPYMIIDLLSDQEVNGNKGGTMRLGEYPCQLRKQSHAFKAYGAREIYERHRHRYEFNNKYRIQLEEAGLVISGLSPNGNLVEIVELEDHPWFLAGQFHPEFKSSPMSPHPLFRDFIASSAVMHKNRA, from the coding sequence TTGAGAAAAAGCAAAAGGACAAAATATATTTTTGTAACCGGCGGCGTACTGTCTTCCCTGGGCAAGGGAATTGCCGCCGCTTCCATAGGAGCTCTTCTCGAAGGGGCAAATCTTAAGATCACGCTCATGAAGCTCGACCCCTACATCAACGTCGATCCTGGAACGATGAACCCGTTTCAGCATGGCGAGGTTTACGTGACCGATGACGGCGCCGAAACCGATCTGGACCTGGGTCATTACGAGCGTTTTACCCTGGCAAAAATGCGGCGCTCCAATAACATAACTACCGGACGAATTTATAACGACGTCATTCAAAAAGAACGTCGCGGCGAGTATCTCGGCGATACGGTGCAAGTCATTCCTCATATTACGGATGAAATCAAAAGACATGTGGAAAATGTCGGGGTGGGATACGATGTGGCGATCTGCGAAGTAGGGGGAACGGTTGGCGATATCGAGTCCCTGCCTTTTCTGGAGGCAATCCGGCAATTCAAATTCGATAAGAAACCCAACGATGTTCTCTATGTCCATTTGACGCTGGTTCCCTACATCAAGACTGCAGATGAATTGAAGACCAAACCCACCCAGCACAGCGTACAGAAACTTCGAGAAATTGGTATCCAGCCGGATTTATTATTATGCCGCACCGAGCGCCCTCTGTCTAAACTGATCAAAAAGAAAATCGCATTGTTTTGTAACGTCGCTGTGGACTCTGTAATGACGGCTGAAGACGTTGATAATATTTACCAGGTTCCCCTTGCCTTGAACCGTGAGGGTTTGGGTAAAACCGTATTAAAGAAATTAGGACTTCCCGCCGTCGAGCCCGAGATGACGCGTTGGAAAGAGATCAATCACATCATCAAGAAACCCAGCGGCGAAGTGAATATTGGGCTGGTCGGCAAATACATCGACTTGAAGGAATCGTACAAGAGTTTGACCGAAGCCCTCATGCATGGAGGGATCGGCAATAACCTTCGAGTCAATATTCACTGGGTCGATGCGGAAAATCTTGAGAAGGATGGCGGCGCAAAATTTCTTGAAACCTGCGACGGCATTCTGGTGCCGGGCGGTTTTGGAGAACGCGGCATTGAGGGGAAAATAAAAGCCGTCGAATTTGCCCGCACCCAGAAAATTCCCTATTTTGGTATTTGTCTAGGCATGCATTGCGCCGTCATTGAATACGCTCGCCACGTCGCAAATTTGAAAAATGCCAACAGCGCGGAATTTTCCACGACTTCACCATACATGATTATTGATTTGTTATCCGATCAGGAAGTGAACGGAAATAAAGGCGGGACCATGCGACTTGGCGAGTACCCTTGTCAGTTGCGCAAACAATCCCATGCTTTCAAAGCTTATGGCGCGCGCGAAATTTACGAACGCCACCGCCACCGTTACGAGTTTAACAATAAATACCGGATTCAGCTGGAAGAAGCCGGACTGGTCATCAGCGGTTTATCTCCGAATGGCAATCTTGTCGAAATCGTTGAGCTGGAAGATCATCCCTGGTTTCTTGCGGGACAGTTCCATCCAGAGTTCAAGTCCTCTCCAATGTCGCCGCACCCTCTCTTCAGGGATTTCATCGCATCATCCGCAGTGATGCATAAGAACCGCGCATAA
- a CDS encoding undecaprenyl-phosphate glucose phosphotransferase, with the protein MLKKHGQLFLSTLIFADSLVIVVSWLTAFWARVNLPIFPLLYGEPAPESYYLALIPVWAVFMLTAKSFGLYRPLRGKSFSAEFLIIVKSTLLSGLILSALAFYYREESFSRLIATYFIILEMSLLTLSHWVIRLSLMKLRKKGFNLRHVLIIGSGSLANSLAERLKMHPEYGFSVVGFIDEYPPSPVQESSVPMKYLGDFNKIPEVIKGRGIDQVYIALPLDRQNDIVKILVHLSEETVTIKVVPDLLQFMNLQAGVEDLDGMPIISLSDSPLYGWNIIIKRTSDIILSCLALLLASPIMALIAIAIKLESRGPIFYRQEREGLDRKVFDMLKFRSMRVDAEDDSGPVWARQNDDRRTRLGTFLRSTSLDELPQIFNVLKGDMSLVGPRPERPVFVDDFKKTIPHYMLRLKMKAGVTGWAQVNGWRGNTSLEKRIEYDLYYIRHWSFWFDIKILFMTLWKGFVNPHAY; encoded by the coding sequence ATGCTGAAGAAACACGGTCAGCTATTTCTTTCCACACTGATATTTGCTGATAGCCTGGTCATCGTTGTTTCATGGTTAACGGCTTTCTGGGCGCGCGTCAATCTGCCCATCTTTCCTCTCTTGTATGGCGAGCCTGCTCCCGAGTCTTATTATCTTGCTTTGATACCCGTTTGGGCCGTGTTCATGCTCACGGCGAAGTCTTTTGGTTTGTATCGGCCGTTGCGGGGAAAATCATTTTCTGCCGAGTTCCTGATAATCGTCAAATCGACTTTGTTATCAGGGTTGATCTTGTCGGCCCTGGCTTTTTACTATCGGGAAGAGTCCTTTTCCCGGCTCATTGCTACTTATTTTATAATTCTGGAGATGAGTTTGCTGACCCTTTCGCACTGGGTCATTCGCCTGTCTTTGATGAAATTGCGGAAAAAGGGATTCAACCTTCGCCATGTGTTGATCATAGGTTCTGGTTCTCTCGCTAATTCCCTCGCAGAACGCCTGAAAATGCATCCGGAGTACGGCTTCAGTGTGGTCGGGTTTATTGATGAATACCCCCCGTCGCCTGTGCAAGAATCAAGCGTTCCGATGAAATACCTGGGCGATTTTAATAAGATTCCCGAAGTCATTAAAGGCCGGGGGATTGACCAGGTCTATATCGCCCTGCCTTTGGATCGACAGAATGATATCGTGAAAATTCTGGTTCATCTGTCTGAGGAGACCGTTACCATCAAGGTGGTTCCAGACTTGCTTCAATTCATGAATTTGCAGGCAGGAGTTGAGGATTTGGACGGCATGCCAATCATCAGCCTGAGCGATTCCCCGTTATACGGTTGGAATATTATTATCAAAAGGACCTCCGATATTATTCTGTCCTGTTTGGCTCTTTTGCTTGCATCTCCGATCATGGCTTTGATCGCCATCGCAATTAAATTGGAATCACGCGGTCCCATTTTTTATCGTCAGGAACGTGAGGGACTGGACCGCAAAGTGTTTGATATGCTCAAATTCAGGTCTATGCGGGTCGATGCAGAAGATGATTCCGGCCCGGTGTGGGCGCGTCAGAACGACGACCGTCGAACCCGGCTTGGGACATTTCTACGCTCGACAAGTCTGGATGAACTCCCGCAGATATTCAATGTTCTGAAAGGGGATATGAGTCTGGTCGGACCGCGCCCGGAACGACCCGTTTTTGTCGATGATTTCAAAAAGACCATTCCCCACTATATGTTGCGTCTCAAAATGAAGGCGGGAGTGACCGGCTGGGCACAGGTGAACGGCTGGCGAGGCAACACATCGCTGGAGAAGAGGATTGAGTATGATTTGTATTATATACGGCATTGGTCATTCTGGTTCGATATCAAAATCCTGTTCATGACTCTTTGGAAAGGCTTTGTCAATCCCCATGCCTACTGA
- a CDS encoding YjgP/YjgQ family permease produces the protein MLFTTIDRYIFKELLKVFTISVGALTAVLFLDKFLFMAEMIISRGVTLAELVLIITYISPAFLALSIPMSVLIASVSVFNQFSAFNEYIAMKASALSYMDLVKPVAFFSIFAYFLANVVMFIALPWGNLSYKKLIFDIIQNRASFDIKAQVFNKDFKNLILIVKDKKHYNITDIFLADLTDKNAPKIITARTGEIHPNPATLKILLKLSDGAIHTNQKERNEYETLNFDRYDLTLSLPDPKRLKEEALVGNRELSLSQIQERIKQMEADGLSSWGPKVELSKKFSIPFACLLFGLLGPPLGIKSSRSGKSGGFAISVGIILLYYIGLISTQNLGRAGEINPYLSVWIPNLILIVVVSFLTYKMQKEIPFTFLEKIVGWLESVFKLLKSTFKAILSRFPNSAPKTQPQYRRNQQALDKTTQEYLEEKLKNLRPK, from the coding sequence ATGCTTTTTACCACCATAGATCGCTATATCTTCAAGGAACTGCTGAAGGTTTTCACCATCAGCGTCGGCGCCTTGACGGCTGTATTGTTTCTCGATAAATTTTTGTTCATGGCTGAAATGATTATCAGTCGCGGCGTCACCCTGGCGGAGCTGGTACTCATCATCACCTATATTTCTCCTGCTTTTCTCGCTCTTTCCATTCCGATGAGCGTTTTAATCGCGTCGGTGTCGGTCTTCAATCAATTTTCCGCGTTCAATGAGTACATCGCCATGAAGGCCAGCGCCTTGAGCTATATGGACCTTGTAAAACCGGTGGCGTTTTTTTCAATTTTCGCTTATTTTCTCGCAAATGTCGTTATGTTCATCGCCCTGCCCTGGGGAAATTTGTCATACAAAAAATTGATTTTTGACATCATTCAAAACCGCGCCAGTTTCGACATCAAGGCTCAGGTCTTTAACAAGGATTTTAAAAATCTGATTCTGATTGTTAAAGATAAAAAACACTACAATATCACCGATATCTTTTTAGCGGACCTCACCGATAAAAACGCGCCCAAAATCATAACGGCGCGTACGGGAGAGATTCATCCCAATCCTGCCACGCTTAAAATATTATTGAAACTCAGCGACGGGGCGATTCATACGAACCAGAAAGAACGCAACGAATATGAGACCTTGAATTTTGACCGCTATGACTTGACCTTGAGCCTGCCAGACCCAAAACGCCTGAAAGAAGAAGCTCTGGTCGGCAACAGGGAGCTTTCACTCTCCCAGATTCAGGAGCGCATCAAACAGATGGAAGCTGACGGTTTGTCCAGCTGGGGCCCCAAAGTTGAATTGAGTAAGAAATTTTCAATTCCTTTCGCCTGTCTGTTATTTGGGTTGCTCGGGCCGCCTCTGGGCATCAAATCATCCCGATCCGGGAAGTCGGGAGGTTTTGCGATCAGCGTGGGAATCATCCTGCTGTATTACATTGGCCTGATTTCAACCCAGAATCTGGGACGCGCGGGCGAGATCAATCCGTATTTGTCTGTGTGGATTCCCAATCTTATCTTGATTGTCGTGGTGTCTTTCCTGACCTACAAAATGCAAAAGGAAATCCCATTCACATTCCTTGAAAAAATTGTGGGATGGCTTGAAAGCGTTTTCAAATTGCTCAAATCGACATTTAAAGCGATCCTCTCACGATTCCCTAACTCTGCCCCCAAAACACAGCCACAGTACAGAAGAAACCAACAGGCGTTAGACAAAACAACGCAAGAGTACCTGGAAGAAAAACTAAAAAATTTACGCCCGAAATAG
- a CDS encoding tetratricopeptide repeat protein, which yields MKSHAKKIIIIILSIVFLPGTSGESPQAKQETATSGASLQNGSMDADQLSQQGQDYLGQGRYAEALTPLQQAIVLNPNEPENYYFQGLALGGIGRHQEKYNALEKTIRLDPKHVGAQFRLALAQAAMNRHQQAVEHYKIALSLEPGLEQGHYYIALSYFLTNRFREAVSSLKTHLERYPDHAEASYTLGLALIQLGQYKQSITPLKKALKINPELAKEESYLAKAAP from the coding sequence ATGAAATCGCACGCTAAAAAAATCATCATCATCATTCTCTCTATCGTCTTCCTTCCCGGAACGTCTGGCGAATCGCCGCAGGCCAAACAGGAAACTGCGACGTCTGGAGCGAGCTTGCAGAATGGTTCAATGGATGCGGATCAGCTTTCCCAGCAAGGGCAGGATTATCTGGGACAAGGGCGATATGCGGAAGCGCTCACACCCTTACAGCAAGCGATCGTATTGAATCCGAACGAACCGGAAAACTATTATTTTCAGGGTTTGGCTTTAGGGGGGATCGGCAGACATCAGGAAAAATACAACGCTCTGGAAAAGACCATACGGCTCGATCCCAAGCATGTGGGGGCTCAGTTTCGGCTGGCTCTGGCCCAAGCGGCGATGAACCGTCATCAACAAGCCGTGGAGCATTATAAAATCGCTTTGAGCCTGGAACCTGGTCTGGAGCAAGGCCATTATTACATTGCCCTCTCCTACTTTCTGACGAATCGATTTCGAGAAGCCGTTAGCTCACTAAAAACCCATCTGGAAAGGTATCCAGATCATGCAGAAGCGAGTTATACATTGGGGTTGGCGCTGATTCAACTGGGGCAATACAAACAATCGATCACTCCCTTGAAAAAAGCTCTCAAAATAAACCCCGAGCTTGCAAAAGAGGAATCGTATCTGGCAAAGGCCGCGCCTTAA
- a CDS encoding response regulator has translation MISVSSNIDPMVILLAEDDEDDYLFFKEATNECSTNVDLRWVKNGEEALNYLLRRNSFKDPELSPTPKLIFLDIKMPVKSGLDVVPEVKQNPMTNKIPVIMVTTSNNERDVIKAYENGANSYINKPQGIDQLQEFKNIIKNFWSPLVLFP, from the coding sequence ATGATTAGCGTTTCTTCTAATATTGATCCTATGGTGATTTTATTGGCTGAGGATGACGAAGATGACTATTTATTCTTCAAGGAAGCGACGAATGAATGTTCGACGAATGTTGATCTGAGGTGGGTTAAAAATGGCGAAGAAGCGTTGAACTATTTGCTACGAAGAAACTCTTTTAAAGATCCTGAGCTATCGCCAACTCCAAAACTAATTTTTCTGGATATAAAAATGCCCGTGAAATCCGGGCTGGATGTTGTCCCGGAAGTTAAACAAAATCCTATGACCAACAAAATCCCCGTCATCATGGTGACCACATCTAATAATGAGCGCGACGTTATCAAAGCCTATGAAAATGGCGCAAATTCTTATATCAATAAACCTCAAGGAATTGATCAATTACAAGAATTCAAAAATATTATCAAAAATTTCTGGTCTCCCCTGGTGCTGTTTCCATGA
- a CDS encoding PAS domain S-box protein — protein MNNQQILGFGILLGALFFYLDTQIELGVAAGIPHVSLVLLGLWSKKRRFILLGAITGSLLTLWGLYFSPLGGEEWKILTNRGLALFAIWTTAGLCFLYHKKHTELETLNQELDDRVTIAVNDLKHLETQNTNILNNLIEGIVSISQDGAILSVNPAVSNMFLYSASELTGQNITLLFPHHCKPHYDKLIDVISSEDSEFSFIKNIELEGRKKNAEEFPIIISLSVIHENDSRYYVASIRDITEIKSIEKQLRNKMEELERSNQDLEDFAMIASHDIKAPLRKIITFSEMYNRGATETERLEKNDFLVSRIHDSAVRLSVLLENILEYSRIGTQNVKLIRTNDLNEIISEALRNVENRLERREQVFKIEPLPKMACNRTQIMQLFQNLASNSIKYANANKPLSVEISGEKLDNGLIEIIYRDNGTGFKQEYAQRVFKPFERLVPDSEHDGVGMGLAICKKVVVSHGGEISVKTSPGNGVEFCIQFPERTDIQ, from the coding sequence ATGAACAATCAGCAAATTTTAGGATTTGGGATCTTACTGGGCGCCCTGTTTTTCTATCTGGACACTCAGATTGAATTGGGCGTGGCGGCGGGCATCCCGCATGTCTCCCTCGTGCTTCTTGGTCTGTGGTCCAAAAAGCGACGCTTCATTCTTCTGGGCGCCATTACAGGATCTTTATTGACGCTATGGGGCTTGTATTTTTCCCCCCTAGGCGGGGAAGAGTGGAAAATTTTAACGAACCGGGGGCTGGCGCTCTTTGCCATCTGGACGACTGCGGGCCTGTGTTTTCTCTATCATAAAAAGCATACTGAGCTGGAAACGCTCAATCAGGAGCTGGATGATCGAGTGACGATCGCCGTCAACGACCTGAAGCATCTTGAAACTCAAAACACAAACATTCTCAATAACCTGATCGAAGGAATCGTCTCAATTTCGCAAGATGGCGCGATTCTATCTGTCAATCCTGCCGTATCGAATATGTTTTTGTATTCCGCATCAGAGCTGACCGGGCAGAATATAACCCTTTTGTTTCCCCATCATTGCAAGCCTCACTACGATAAATTGATTGATGTGATTTCATCGGAAGATTCCGAATTCTCATTCATTAAGAATATTGAACTTGAGGGAAGAAAAAAAAACGCTGAGGAATTTCCAATCATAATCTCATTGAGCGTCATCCATGAAAACGATTCGCGCTATTACGTCGCATCGATACGGGATATCACAGAGATCAAATCGATTGAAAAGCAATTGCGCAACAAAATGGAGGAACTGGAAAGAAGCAACCAGGACCTGGAAGATTTTGCGATGATCGCTTCACACGATATCAAGGCTCCTTTACGAAAGATCATAACATTTTCTGAAATGTACAATCGAGGTGCAACAGAAACAGAAAGACTTGAAAAGAATGATTTCCTAGTCTCCAGGATTCACGACAGCGCTGTTCGATTGAGCGTTCTTCTCGAAAATATTCTCGAATACTCTCGTATTGGAACCCAAAATGTAAAGCTGATTCGAACGAACGACCTCAATGAGATCATCTCAGAGGCGTTACGTAATGTAGAGAATAGACTGGAACGCCGGGAACAGGTTTTTAAAATCGAACCCTTACCCAAGATGGCGTGTAACCGGACGCAAATTATGCAGTTGTTTCAGAATTTGGCTTCGAACAGCATCAAGTATGCCAATGCCAATAAACCCTTAAGTGTTGAAATTTCTGGCGAGAAACTTGATAATGGGCTAATCGAAATTATTTATCGTGACAACGGAACCGGTTTCAAGCAAGAATATGCGCAACGAGTTTTCAAGCCGTTTGAAAGACTGGTTCCAGACAGCGAACATGATGGCGTCGGCATGGGACTCGCGATTTGCAAAAAGGTCGTCGTGAGTCATGGCGGAGAAATTTCAGTTAAAACATCTCCAGGCAATGGGGTTGAATTTTGCATCCAATTCCCTGAAAGGACAGATATCCAATGA
- a CDS encoding proline dehydrogenase encodes MRLDFSQENSMHLLYPFARRFIAGEDMPSALQSVRKLKEQGYESTIDILGEAVNLPEEACLARDEYLYLIQNADPFDPSLDISIKLTQVGLDIDRNLCRDNLLKILNASEKHTIRFDMEGSAHTDEIITMCLELSKEHSNLGIALQAMLYRTETDVEAMMANKVSVRLCKGAYKEPKSIAFQSMDEIRERFITLAERLLIEGRLPSIATHDEFILKRLLEFIESRKISPGTFYFEMLYGMRRDLQDILLKKGYRVRIYTPYGKSWLPYTLRRLAEKKENIIFVLKNLIRETLGAQKIH; translated from the coding sequence ATGCGGCTTGATTTCAGTCAGGAGAACTCCATGCATCTGCTCTATCCTTTTGCCAGAAGGTTCATCGCCGGGGAGGACATGCCCTCGGCTTTACAGTCTGTTAGAAAATTAAAGGAACAGGGTTATGAGTCCACCATTGATATTCTGGGAGAGGCCGTCAATCTGCCCGAAGAAGCCTGTCTCGCCCGAGATGAATATCTTTATCTGATTCAAAACGCCGACCCTTTTGACCCATCGCTCGACATATCAATCAAACTGACTCAGGTGGGTCTGGATATAGACCGGAATTTATGCAGGGACAACCTGTTGAAAATTCTCAACGCTTCTGAGAAACATACCATTCGCTTTGATATGGAAGGTTCCGCCCATACAGATGAAATCATTACAATGTGTCTGGAACTATCGAAAGAACATTCGAATTTGGGGATCGCCTTACAGGCCATGCTCTATCGAACTGAAACCGATGTGGAAGCAATGATGGCTAATAAGGTTTCGGTTCGACTGTGTAAGGGCGCTTATAAGGAACCGAAGAGCATCGCCTTTCAGTCTATGGATGAGATACGCGAACGATTTATAACGCTCGCGGAAAGGTTGTTGATCGAAGGACGTTTGCCCTCAATTGCGACTCATGATGAATTCATACTGAAACGACTTCTGGAATTCATTGAAAGCAGAAAGATATCTCCCGGTACATTCTATTTTGAAATGTTGTATGGGATGCGGAGAGACCTGCAGGATATTTTACTCAAAAAAGGCTATCGCGTTCGCATCTACACGCCTTATGGAAAATCCTGGCTCCCCTACACGCTCCGACGACTTGCAGAGAAGAAGGAAAATATTATTTTTGTATTGAAAAATCTCATAAGAGAAACTCTTGGAGCCCAAAAAATCCATTGA